A single region of the Bacteroides luhongzhouii genome encodes:
- a CDS encoding LruC domain-containing protein, translating to MKIKSLMYVLMGAMLVVACTDSNNEEGIVDNGGGDDSPQYIIPAGFDFATSRTVSAKVYSSKPVVADLYWDSENQERSLLVSGLLVDGEKDLELNVPIHCANIYLKYSDGTDKTASFPINSVTRSGETVAITVPEDAVAVTSEEDDGWFFYHNTGVAMFEDNWPIEPGQDNDLNDVVFEYDLKVTECQAEKWLEAGQGYKEGLKLTLDIRAKGGRYPIKLGVVLGGLDKKYIETVATRILLKGGQGEEKELATGEMKAEMSQQQLFGKSQFCKVTVDTEHGSPVIIMDGLSALGDNTNFFQTTKGFINPGQGMLRAEIILGAKARTSLTEDLDQLKAYRALITDTHNQNFFIVTHTNKEIHMKGYRPSYLYTDYEADSAGEMMEDVPYCNKNGFVWGIKVPVGVKHAYEKVLFDNAYPEFRAWVTSNGADNKDWYLHPAAEKVVEAW from the coding sequence ATGAAGATTAAAAGTTTGATGTATGTCCTTATGGGGGCGATGTTGGTTGTTGCTTGTACAGACAGTAACAATGAAGAAGGAATAGTGGATAATGGAGGAGGAGATGATTCCCCACAGTATATTATTCCGGCAGGGTTTGATTTTGCAACTAGTCGTACTGTCTCTGCTAAAGTTTATTCAAGTAAGCCTGTAGTGGCTGATTTGTATTGGGATTCAGAAAATCAGGAAAGAAGTTTGTTGGTGAGTGGTCTGCTTGTTGATGGAGAGAAAGACTTGGAATTGAATGTGCCTATTCACTGTGCCAATATTTACTTGAAGTATTCTGATGGAACGGATAAAACAGCATCATTTCCGATAAATAGCGTGACTCGGAGTGGTGAGACTGTAGCAATAACTGTACCTGAAGACGCAGTGGCGGTAACTAGCGAGGAAGATGATGGATGGTTTTTCTATCATAATACAGGCGTTGCTATGTTTGAAGACAATTGGCCGATTGAACCAGGTCAAGACAATGATTTGAACGATGTTGTTTTTGAGTACGATTTGAAAGTAACCGAATGTCAGGCTGAAAAATGGCTCGAAGCTGGTCAGGGATATAAAGAAGGATTGAAGTTGACTTTGGATATTCGTGCCAAAGGCGGTAGATATCCTATTAAATTAGGTGTAGTATTAGGCGGCTTGGATAAAAAGTATATAGAGACTGTTGCGACCCGTATTCTTTTGAAAGGAGGACAAGGAGAAGAAAAAGAACTTGCTACTGGGGAAATGAAAGCAGAAATGTCTCAACAGCAACTCTTTGGAAAATCGCAATTTTGTAAAGTTACGGTAGACACGGAACACGGTAGTCCGGTTATCATAATGGATGGTTTGAGTGCTTTGGGTGATAATACTAATTTCTTCCAGACTACGAAAGGTTTTATAAATCCGGGACAAGGTATGTTACGTGCAGAAATTATTTTGGGAGCTAAGGCTCGTACTAGTCTTACTGAAGATTTGGATCAATTGAAAGCTTATCGTGCTCTTATTACTGATACTCATAATCAGAACTTCTTTATTGTGACACATACGAATAAAGAGATTCACATGAAAGGCTATAGACCTTCTTATCTTTATACTGATTACGAAGCTGATTCAGCCGGTGAAATGATGGAAGATGTTCCATATTGTAATAAGAATGGTTTTGTTTGGGGGATTAAAGTTCCTGTTGGTGTAAAACATGCTTATGAAAAGGTGCTTTTTGATAACGCTTATCCTGAATTCCGTGCTTGGGTGACTAGCAATGGAGCTGATAACAAGGATTGGTATTTGCATCCAGCTGCTGAAAAAGTGGTAGAAGCTTGGTAA
- a CDS encoding DUF4348 domain-containing protein: MRAKKFVCCLLAMMLLAGVSFISCGNSSKVKADNELTTQDGEDFKSFLDKFTSSAAFQYTRIKFPLKTPITLLADDGETEKTFPFTKEKWPLLDSETMKEERITQEEGGIYVSKFTLNEPKHKIFEAGYEESEVDLRVEFELQADGKWYVVDCYTGWYGYDLPIGELKQTIQNVKEENAAFKEIHP, encoded by the coding sequence ATGAGAGCTAAAAAGTTTGTATGCTGCTTGCTGGCTATGATGTTGCTCGCAGGTGTTTCGTTTATCTCCTGCGGTAATAGTTCCAAGGTAAAAGCCGATAATGAACTGACTACGCAAGATGGTGAAGATTTCAAATCGTTTTTGGATAAATTTACTTCCAGTGCGGCCTTCCAGTATACTCGTATCAAGTTCCCATTAAAGACTCCGATTACTTTATTGGCAGATGATGGTGAAACTGAGAAAACATTCCCTTTCACCAAGGAAAAATGGCCGTTGCTGGATAGCGAAACCATGAAGGAAGAACGTATCACCCAAGAAGAAGGAGGAATCTATGTCTCCAAGTTTACGCTGAATGAACCGAAACACAAAATCTTTGAAGCAGGCTATGAAGAGTCTGAAGTGGATTTGCGCGTCGAGTTCGAATTGCAGGCTGACGGGAAATGGTATGTGGTGGACTGCTATACAGGCTGGTATGGGTATGACTTGCCGATTGGGGAGTTAAAACAAACCATCCAGAATGTGAAAGAAGAGAATGCTGCATTCAAAGAGATACATCCTTAA
- the dapB gene encoding 4-hydroxy-tetrahydrodipicolinate reductase, which yields MKIALIGYGKMGKEIEKVARSRGHEIVCIIDINNQDDFESEAFKSADVAIEFTNPMVAYSNYMKAFKAGVKLVSGSTGWMAEHGEEIKKLCTEGGKTLFWSSNFSLGVSIFSALNKYLAKIMNQFPAYDVTMSETHHIHKLDAPSGTAITLAEGILEKIDRKGKWVKGTFLAPDGSISGTNDCAPNELPISSIREGEVFGLHTIRYESDVDTISITHDAKSRGGFVLGAVLAAEYTATHEGFLGMSDLFPFLND from the coding sequence ATGAAAATAGCACTGATCGGTTACGGAAAGATGGGCAAAGAGATAGAAAAGGTTGCCCGTAGTCGCGGACATGAAATCGTCTGCATCATTGACATCAATAATCAGGATGACTTCGAATCGGAAGCATTCAAATCGGCCGATGTAGCCATTGAGTTTACCAATCCGATGGTAGCTTACAGCAATTATATGAAAGCGTTCAAAGCCGGTGTGAAACTGGTATCGGGCAGTACCGGATGGATGGCCGAGCATGGCGAAGAAATCAAGAAGCTCTGCACGGAAGGGGGCAAAACACTCTTCTGGTCGTCCAACTTCAGCCTGGGAGTCAGCATCTTCTCCGCTCTCAACAAGTATCTGGCTAAAATCATGAACCAGTTTCCTGCTTATGATGTCACCATGAGCGAGACACATCATATTCACAAGCTGGATGCCCCCAGCGGAACAGCCATTACACTGGCGGAAGGTATTCTGGAAAAGATAGACCGTAAGGGCAAATGGGTGAAAGGAACTTTCCTTGCGCCGGACGGAAGCATTAGCGGAACCAACGATTGTGCGCCTAACGAACTTCCTATCAGTTCCATCCGTGAGGGTGAAGTTTTCGGACTTCATACCATCCGTTATGAGTCCGATGTAGACACCATTTCTATCACCCACGATGCCAAGAGCCGAGGTGGATTTGTATTGGGAGCTGTATTGGCAGCCGAATATACCGCCACACACGAAGGTTTTCTGGGCATGAGTGATTTATTCCCATTTTTGAACGATTAA
- a CDS encoding glycosyltransferase family 2 protein: MKDIIFTFFNYFVFFYTSMLAIFFVTFAFLSFISLKRRKDYYVESYMRKTIKESPYTPGISVIAPAFNEEKTIIDNVNSMLALEYPLFEVVIVNDGSTDSTLKKMIEHYELIEVPYAYIERIKTKPFRRLFKSTSPKYSRLTVVDKENGGTKADASNAGINVSSYPYFICTDVDCILEKYALYRCISPIISSDKQVIAVSGTMLMANGCVVKDGQIVDVRTPRTPIPLFQNLEYMRSYLIGKMGWSAINGMPNVSGGFGLFDRSVAIAAGGYDGTSFAEDMDLITRMVGYMCDFSRPYKIIQIPDTCCWTEGPPNLAMLYRQRTRWARGLFQTLSIHHKMIFKKTYKQMGLLTLPYMFVFEFLAPIIELTGLIVFIYLAFTGAVNWNTAWMIYLTIYTFCQFLSIVVITYDYYVGMLYKRGYEYLWIIIASILEPIFYHPIITFCSLRGYLSYLTNRDFKWKNMERKGFKQKEEKTDDAETAAMKPEPATI; this comes from the coding sequence ATGAAAGATATAATATTTACATTCTTCAATTATTTCGTATTCTTTTATACGAGTATGCTGGCGATATTCTTCGTCACATTCGCCTTCCTCTCTTTCATTTCTCTGAAACGGAGAAAAGATTACTATGTGGAAAGCTATATGCGGAAAACAATCAAGGAATCCCCCTATACACCGGGTATTTCGGTAATTGCCCCTGCCTTCAATGAAGAAAAGACAATCATTGATAACGTGAACTCTATGCTCGCATTGGAATACCCGCTTTTCGAGGTGGTGATCGTAAATGACGGAAGCACGGACAGTACGTTGAAGAAGATGATTGAACATTATGAACTGATAGAAGTGCCCTATGCCTATATTGAGCGAATCAAAACCAAACCGTTCAGAAGACTCTTCAAATCTACCAGTCCGAAATACAGCCGGCTTACCGTGGTAGACAAAGAGAATGGAGGAACCAAGGCGGATGCATCCAATGCAGGTATCAATGTCTCTTCATATCCTTATTTCATCTGTACGGACGTAGACTGTATCTTAGAGAAATATGCTCTTTACCGCTGTATATCGCCCATTATATCTTCCGATAAACAGGTAATCGCAGTCAGCGGAACGATGTTGATGGCCAACGGATGCGTAGTGAAAGACGGACAGATAGTAGACGTGAGAACTCCGCGTACTCCGATTCCGCTTTTCCAGAACCTCGAATATATGCGTTCCTACCTGATTGGTAAAATGGGGTGGTCCGCAATCAATGGTATGCCGAATGTTTCCGGTGGATTCGGTCTTTTCGACCGTTCCGTGGCTATTGCAGCCGGAGGATATGACGGTACTTCCTTCGCAGAAGACATGGACCTCATTACCCGCATGGTAGGATATATGTGCGATTTCTCCCGCCCTTATAAGATTATTCAGATTCCTGATACCTGCTGTTGGACGGAAGGCCCTCCCAACTTGGCGATGCTTTACCGTCAACGTACCCGTTGGGCACGAGGATTGTTCCAGACACTTAGCATCCATCATAAAATGATTTTCAAGAAAACATATAAACAGATGGGATTGCTGACTCTGCCTTATATGTTCGTATTTGAGTTTTTAGCGCCCATCATCGAGCTTACCGGTTTGATCGTATTTATCTATCTGGCCTTTACAGGAGCGGTCAACTGGAACACGGCATGGATGATTTACCTGACGATCTATACGTTTTGTCAGTTCCTTTCCATCGTCGTTATTACCTATGACTATTACGTCGGGATGCTTTATAAAAGAGGATACGAATACCTGTGGATTATCATTGCGTCCATATTGGAGCCCATTTTCTATCATCCCATCATCACTTTCTGTTCATTGAGAGGATACCTTAGTTATCTGACCAATAGAGACTTCAAGTGGAAGAATATGGAGCGTAAAGGATTCAAGCAGAAAGAAGAAAAGACGGATGATGCTGAAACAGCGGCTATGAAGCCCGAACCGGCAACGATTTAA
- the lepB gene encoding signal peptidase I gives MRQATRAQWIKCAIAILLYLIFLIWVRSWWGLIVVPFIFDIYITKKIPWSFWKKSKNPAVRNVMSWVDAIVFALVAVYFVNIYIFQNYQIPSSSLEKSLLVGDFLYVSKMSYGPRVPNTPLSMPLAQHTLPILNTKSYIEWPQWKYKRVPGFGKVKLNDIVVFNFPAGDTVAVNYQQTTDFYTLAYGEGQRIYSKQIGMDSLTRAQQRAIYDLYYAAGRKQIMNNPRTYGEVLWRPVDRRENYVKRCVGLPGDTLQIVDGQVMIDGKAIENPENLQFNYFVQTTGPYIPEDMLRELGISKDDTMLIEDSGWESGLLEMGLDSRNAQGRLNPVYHFPLTKKMYETLLGNKKLISKIVMEPEDYAGQMYPLNLYTKWNRNNYGPIWIPAKGATITLTDDNLPIYERCIVAYEGNKLEVKPDGIYINGEKTNEYTFKMDYYWMMGDNRHNSADSRYWGFVPEDHVVGKPIVVWLSLDKDRGWFDGKIRWNRLFKWVD, from the coding sequence ATGAGACAAGCCACGCGCGCACAATGGATCAAATGTGCCATTGCCATTCTACTTTACCTCATCTTCCTTATCTGGGTACGGAGTTGGTGGGGATTGATTGTTGTTCCTTTCATTTTCGATATTTATATCACAAAGAAAATTCCCTGGTCTTTTTGGAAGAAGTCGAAGAATCCGGCTGTCCGCAATGTCATGAGCTGGGTAGACGCCATCGTGTTTGCGTTGGTTGCTGTCTACTTCGTCAATATCTACATCTTCCAGAATTATCAGATTCCTTCCTCTTCACTGGAGAAATCATTGCTGGTAGGCGACTTCCTGTATGTGAGCAAGATGAGTTACGGTCCCCGCGTACCGAACACTCCTCTTTCCATGCCGTTGGCGCAGCATACATTGCCTATCCTCAATACTAAATCATATATCGAGTGGCCACAGTGGAAGTACAAACGGGTGCCGGGCTTCGGCAAAGTGAAGCTGAATGACATTGTTGTCTTCAACTTCCCCGCAGGAGATACGGTAGCAGTGAATTACCAACAGACAACGGACTTCTATACGCTGGCTTACGGCGAAGGACAACGCATCTATTCCAAACAGATTGGAATGGATAGTCTGACACGTGCCCAGCAACGTGCTATCTATGATTTGTACTATGCTGCGGGACGTAAACAGATAATGAACAACCCGCGCACTTATGGTGAAGTCCTCTGGCGCCCGGTAGACCGTCGCGAGAATTATGTGAAGCGTTGTGTCGGCCTGCCTGGTGATACCCTTCAGATTGTAGACGGACAGGTGATGATTGACGGCAAAGCAATCGAGAACCCCGAAAACCTGCAATTCAACTATTTCGTACAGACCACCGGCCCGTACATTCCCGAAGATATGCTGCGCGAATTAGGCATCAGCAAGGATGACACCATGCTGATAGAAGACTCCGGTTGGGAAAGCGGATTGCTGGAAATGGGACTGGACAGCCGGAATGCACAAGGTAGACTGAATCCGGTATATCATTTTCCATTAACCAAGAAGATGTATGAAACTCTTTTGGGCAATAAAAAGCTAATCAGCAAAATAGTAATGGAACCCGAAGATTATGCCGGACAAATGTATCCGCTCAATCTTTATACCAAATGGAACCGCAACAATTACGGTCCGATCTGGATTCCTGCCAAAGGAGCTACCATTACCCTCACAGATGACAACCTGCCTATCTATGAGCGTTGCATCGTAGCCTACGAAGGCAACAAACTGGAAGTGAAACCGGACGGTATCTACATCAACGGTGAAAAGACCAACGAGTATACCTTCAAAATGGATTATTACTGGATGATGGGTGACAACCGTCACAACTCCGCCGACTCCCGTTATTGGGGTTTTGTACCCGAAGATCATGTAGTGGGCAAACCGATTGTCGTATGGCTATCGCTTGACAAAGACCGTGGATGGTTCGACGGCAAGATTCGCTGGAACCGCCTCTTCAAGTGGGTAGACTGA
- a CDS encoding DUF1573 domain-containing protein, with translation MNKSIFYILLLTALPLCFTGCRKEVRPTSMTIKDSVRHYYPIKQGQQLDIMFTITNTGDAPLIISEMQPSCGCTILDKSSHIIIPEDGIRQFKATYNSIKNVGEVVHRIRIFGNMLPNGKAELKFDVNVVPDADYTRDYEELYQDFNTKNGIVREMVDGKESELGYYVGEP, from the coding sequence ATGAATAAATCTATATTCTATATTTTACTACTGACGGCGCTTCCGCTCTGCTTTACAGGGTGCAGGAAGGAAGTACGTCCCACCAGCATGACGATAAAAGATTCCGTCAGACACTATTACCCAATCAAGCAAGGTCAGCAACTCGATATCATGTTTACCATCACCAACACGGGAGACGCTCCGTTAATCATTTCAGAAATGCAACCTTCCTGTGGCTGCACCATTCTGGATAAAAGTTCGCATATCATCATTCCCGAAGATGGTATCAGGCAATTCAAGGCAACCTACAACAGCATCAAGAATGTAGGCGAGGTAGTTCACCGCATCCGGATTTTCGGCAATATGCTCCCAAATGGAAAAGCAGAACTGAAATTTGATGTTAACGTGGTCCCCGATGCAGATTATACGCGTGATTATGAAGAGCTCTATCAGGATTTCAACACTAAAAACGGTATTGTCAGGGAGATGGTGGACGGAAAAGAATCCGAACTGGGATACTATGTAGGAGAACCCTAA
- a CDS encoding DUF2851 family protein, producing MEHLLHYVWKHKLFPLKVLQTTNGLPVEVIDPGLQNPNAGPDFFNAKLKIDSALWVGNIEIHTYSSDWFRHGHHSDKAYDSVILHVVGEVDTEITRSNGEQIPQLLLTCPENVQLHYHELCVADHYPACYPILASLPKLTIHSWLTALQTERLEQKAQLITQRLKHCNSNWEDAFFITLARNFGFGLNGDAFETWAGLLPFRAMDKHRNDLFQIEAFFYGLAGLLEETFLKKEQEDEYSLRLCKEFRYLQRKFEIGQGMDATLWRFLRLRPENFPHIRLAQLAYLYQKGDKLFSRLLEAETLADVRILLDARTSPYWENHYLFGRLSSQKEKAMGERSKDLVIINTVVPFLYTYGLHKADERMCERAGRFLEELKAESNHIIRSWSDAGLPVISAADSQALIQLQKEYCDKRKCLYCRFGYEYLRHT from the coding sequence ATGGAACACCTTCTCCACTACGTGTGGAAACACAAATTATTTCCTCTGAAAGTACTGCAAACCACCAACGGCTTACCGGTAGAAGTGATTGACCCCGGTCTGCAAAACCCCAATGCCGGTCCCGACTTTTTCAACGCGAAATTAAAGATTGATAGCGCCTTATGGGTGGGAAACATAGAAATACATACATATTCTTCCGACTGGTTCCGCCACGGACATCATTCTGACAAAGCATACGATTCTGTCATTCTCCATGTAGTGGGCGAGGTAGATACGGAAATAACCCGTTCCAACGGTGAACAGATCCCGCAACTGTTACTTACCTGTCCGGAAAATGTGCAATTGCATTACCACGAACTTTGTGTGGCCGATCATTATCCGGCTTGTTATCCCATCCTTGCTTCTCTTCCCAAACTTACCATTCATTCCTGGCTGACCGCTTTGCAAACGGAACGTTTGGAGCAGAAAGCACAATTAATCACACAGCGTCTCAAACATTGTAACAGTAACTGGGAAGATGCTTTCTTTATCACCCTTGCCCGTAATTTCGGTTTTGGCTTGAATGGGGATGCTTTTGAAACATGGGCGGGATTATTGCCGTTTCGTGCGATGGACAAGCACCGGAATGATTTGTTTCAGATAGAGGCTTTTTTCTATGGTTTGGCGGGATTGTTGGAAGAGACGTTTTTGAAAAAGGAACAGGAAGATGAGTATAGTCTCCGTCTTTGCAAGGAGTTCCGTTATTTGCAGCGGAAGTTTGAAATCGGGCAGGGGATGGACGCTACGTTATGGCGTTTTCTACGGCTTCGTCCGGAAAACTTTCCGCATATTCGCCTGGCACAGTTGGCTTATCTCTATCAGAAAGGAGATAAGTTGTTTTCACGTTTGTTGGAAGCCGAAACGCTGGCGGATGTGAGAATTTTGCTGGATGCCCGTACGTCTCCTTATTGGGAAAATCATTATTTATTCGGACGACTTTCTTCACAAAAGGAGAAGGCGATGGGAGAGCGTTCCAAAGATTTGGTTATCATTAATACAGTGGTTCCTTTTCTTTATACTTATGGTCTGCATAAGGCAGATGAACGAATGTGTGAACGTGCCGGACGCTTTCTGGAAGAATTGAAGGCGGAGAGTAATCATATTATCCGTTCGTGGAGCGATGCCGGGCTTCCGGTTATCAGTGCGGCGGATAGTCAGGCGTTGATACAGTTGCAAAAAGAGTACTGTGATAAACGCAAGTGTCTGTACTGTCGCTTCGGTTATGAATATTTGAGGCATACATAG
- a CDS encoding DUF4838 domain-containing protein — protein MHKSIFHSDTLCPILAGMICICCLLSGCRMQARTEMFPSKEGYLITIGEDPTDRDTRWAKYLYEHLKKRANDDEMVAFGVSEMDMWRIIIQIDPTLQREFKVACKGSDIRLTASDDKQMLWLQYQLIKKISKEDPRIDGSDLPPALINLNDTCGTFAFDYQSIYSPYGLNADHTGVIGLNNFDDSWGIWGHNLRKVLGKDAEKVYATIHGKTDDSQLCFSSEDMYRQIESYIADNFGEKGNSRFVIAPNDTPYACTCASCTALGNTEKNATPAVTELILRLSQRFPKHTFFTTSYLTTQQVTDKQLPSNVGVMVSAIDFPLRRTDGKDEQEQKFAEQLDNWKKVTNNIYIWDYINNFDDYLTPFPILKIARQRLQLFKQHGASGIFFNGSGYSYSSFDEMRTFVLSALLINPELPVDDLIKSYFNQEYPVSKKWLYDYYTELENNAQSGKRLGLYAGIRESEKGFLYPEKFIRFYDEMGDFVSEAKGKERKKLHELQTALSFTRMELARDHGSDTYGYAKRNGKDIQPLPQARKWVAQLKEHQAFAGMEYYNESAYEIDYYIKEWEQYILASDIKKSLFLGMNPSATPKLNKNDSKKLTDGTHGLPGDYHCGWVIIPGEECVINLPVKGLNASGTFYISFLNLPRHRIYAPQQVQLLKDGVAYKTIDLKPEDSPEKGEMMKATVPADLNGTEQLSIKISCLKKPGTQMGIDEIAFIP, from the coding sequence ATGCACAAGTCTATATTTCATTCTGACACGCTTTGCCCCATATTGGCAGGAATGATATGTATATGCTGCCTTTTATCCGGTTGCCGCATGCAGGCACGCACGGAGATGTTCCCATCTAAAGAAGGATACCTCATCACAATCGGCGAAGATCCGACGGACAGAGATACCCGATGGGCCAAATACCTGTACGAGCACCTCAAGAAACGTGCAAATGACGATGAAATGGTCGCTTTCGGTGTCTCCGAGATGGATATGTGGCGTATCATCATACAGATAGACCCGACATTGCAGAGAGAATTCAAAGTAGCCTGCAAAGGTTCGGATATCAGACTGACCGCAAGTGACGACAAACAAATGTTATGGCTACAATACCAACTGATAAAGAAGATCAGCAAGGAAGACCCGCGCATAGACGGTTCGGACCTTCCTCCCGCCCTTATCAACCTCAATGATACTTGCGGAACTTTTGCATTTGACTACCAAAGCATTTATTCTCCATACGGCCTGAACGCCGATCATACAGGCGTTATCGGCCTGAACAACTTTGACGACAGCTGGGGAATATGGGGACACAACCTGCGAAAAGTATTGGGAAAAGATGCAGAGAAAGTATATGCCACCATTCACGGGAAGACAGATGACTCACAACTGTGTTTCTCTTCCGAGGATATGTATCGCCAGATAGAAAGTTACATCGCAGATAACTTCGGTGAAAAGGGGAATTCCCGTTTTGTAATCGCACCGAATGATACTCCGTACGCCTGTACGTGTGCCTCCTGCACCGCATTGGGAAATACAGAGAAGAACGCAACTCCGGCCGTTACGGAACTGATCCTCCGCCTGTCGCAGCGTTTTCCCAAACATACGTTCTTTACGACTTCCTACCTGACTACACAACAAGTCACAGACAAGCAACTCCCGTCCAACGTCGGGGTAATGGTCAGCGCTATCGACTTCCCGCTCCGCCGGACAGACGGCAAGGATGAGCAAGAACAAAAGTTTGCGGAACAACTCGACAACTGGAAGAAAGTAACGAACAACATCTATATATGGGACTATATCAACAACTTTGACGACTATCTCACTCCTTTCCCCATATTAAAGATAGCCCGGCAAAGACTCCAACTCTTCAAACAACACGGAGCCAGCGGCATATTCTTCAACGGAAGCGGTTACAGCTATTCTTCTTTCGATGAAATGAGGACTTTTGTATTATCAGCTCTCCTTATCAACCCGGAACTTCCGGTTGATGACTTAATTAAAAGCTATTTCAATCAGGAATACCCGGTATCCAAAAAATGGCTGTACGATTACTACACAGAGCTAGAAAATAACGCCCAATCCGGAAAGCGGCTCGGACTTTACGCCGGTATCAGAGAATCGGAAAAAGGATTCCTCTATCCGGAGAAGTTTATCAGATTCTATGATGAAATGGGAGATTTCGTATCCGAAGCAAAAGGGAAAGAACGCAAAAAGCTGCACGAACTTCAGACCGCCTTGTCTTTCACACGCATGGAATTGGCACGTGACCACGGTTCCGACACTTACGGATATGCCAAGCGGAATGGAAAGGATATTCAACCGCTTCCCCAAGCACGTAAATGGGTTGCCCAGCTCAAAGAGCATCAAGCATTTGCCGGAATGGAATATTATAACGAGTCAGCTTATGAGATTGACTATTATATAAAGGAATGGGAACAATATATACTTGCTTCCGACATAAAGAAAAGCTTGTTTCTGGGAATGAATCCTTCCGCAACCCCTAAACTAAATAAAAATGATTCAAAGAAACTGACCGACGGCACTCACGGTTTACCCGGAGACTACCATTGCGGTTGGGTTATCATTCCGGGAGAAGAATGTGTCATCAACCTGCCGGTTAAAGGACTCAATGCATCAGGAACGTTCTATATCAGTTTTCTGAATCTTCCCCGCCACCGCATCTATGCGCCACAGCAAGTTCAACTGTTGAAAGACGGAGTAGCCTATAAAACAATAGATTTGAAACCGGAAGACTCCCCGGAAAAAGGAGAAATGATGAAAGCCACTGTTCCGGCAGACCTGAACGGAACAGAACAATTAAGCATAAAAATCAGTTGTTTAAAGAAACCGGGAACGCAAATGGGTATCGATGAAATTGCATTCATCCCTTAG